Proteins encoded in a region of the Pseudomonas viciae genome:
- the glyS gene encoding glycine--tRNA ligase subunit beta, producing MSAQDFLVELGTEELPPKALNTLADAFLAGIEKGLQAAGLNFEAKHVYAAPRRLAVLITALATQQPDRSINLDGPPRQAAFDADGNPTQAALGFAKKCGVDLSEIDQSGPKLRYSQSIKGKPTASLLPTIVEDSLNDLPIPKRMRWAARKEEFVRPTQWLVMLLGDQVIDCTILAQKAGRDSRGHRFHHPQSVRITSPANYLADLRAAYVLADATERRELISKRTEELATQQEGTAIVPPNLLDEVTALVEWPVPLVCSFEERFLEVPQEALITTMQDNQKYFCLLDAEGKLLPRFITVANIESKDPQQIIAGNEKVVRPRLTDAEFFFKQDKKQPLESFNERLKNVVFQEKLGSVYDKAERVSKLAAFIAPRIGGDAQRAARAGILSKCDLSTEMVGEFPEMQGVAGYYYALNDGEPQDVALALNEQYMPRGAGAELPTTLTGAAVAIADKLDTLVGIFGIGMLPTGSKDPYALRRAALGVLRILIDKQLDLDLNDAVAFAVNAFGSKVKAAGLADAVLEFIFDRLRARYEDEGVDVATYLSVRALKPGSALDFDQRVQAVQAFRQLPQAAALAAVNKRVSNLLSKAEGNIAATVEAKYFDNANEFSLYSAIQQADQAVQPMAAARQYNETLARLAALREPVDAFFEAVMVNAEDANVRANRYALLARLRGLFLGVADISLLG from the coding sequence ATGAGTGCTCAAGATTTTCTGGTTGAACTGGGCACCGAAGAACTGCCACCCAAAGCCCTGAACACCCTGGCCGATGCATTCCTGGCCGGTATCGAGAAAGGCCTGCAAGCCGCTGGCCTGAACTTCGAAGCCAAGCACGTCTATGCCGCGCCGCGCCGCCTGGCCGTGCTGATCACCGCCCTGGCGACCCAGCAGCCGGACCGCAGCATCAACCTCGACGGCCCGCCACGCCAGGCCGCGTTCGATGCCGACGGCAACCCGACCCAAGCCGCCCTCGGTTTCGCCAAGAAGTGTGGCGTGGACCTGAGCGAAATCGACCAGAGCGGGCCGAAGCTGCGCTACAGCCAGAGCATCAAGGGCAAGCCGACCGCCAGCCTGCTGCCGACCATCGTCGAAGACTCCCTCAATGACTTGCCGATTCCCAAGCGCATGCGCTGGGCCGCGCGCAAGGAAGAGTTCGTGCGCCCGACCCAATGGCTGGTGATGCTGCTCGGTGACCAGGTCATCGACTGCACGATCCTGGCCCAGAAGGCCGGTCGCGATTCCCGTGGGCACCGCTTCCATCATCCGCAAAGCGTACGCATCACTTCGCCGGCCAACTACCTGGCCGACCTGCGTGCCGCCTACGTACTGGCCGATGCCACCGAGCGCCGCGAGCTGATCAGCAAGCGCACCGAAGAGCTGGCCACCCAACAGGAAGGCACCGCCATTGTGCCGCCAAACCTGTTGGACGAAGTGACGGCGCTGGTGGAATGGCCGGTGCCGCTGGTGTGCTCGTTCGAGGAACGTTTCCTTGAAGTGCCGCAGGAAGCACTGATCACCACCATGCAGGACAACCAGAAGTACTTCTGCCTGCTGGACGCCGAAGGCAAGTTGCTGCCGCGCTTCATCACGGTCGCCAACATCGAGAGCAAGGACCCGCAGCAGATCATCGCCGGTAACGAGAAAGTCGTTCGCCCGCGCCTGACCGACGCCGAGTTCTTCTTCAAGCAAGACAAGAAACAGCCCCTGGAAAGTTTCAACGAGCGTCTGAAAAACGTGGTGTTCCAGGAAAAACTCGGCAGCGTCTACGACAAGGCCGAGCGCGTTTCGAAACTGGCCGCGTTCATCGCCCCACGCATCGGTGGTGACGCCCAGCGCGCGGCCCGTGCTGGCATCCTGTCCAAGTGCGACCTGTCGACCGAAATGGTCGGTGAGTTCCCGGAGATGCAAGGTGTCGCCGGTTACTACTACGCCCTCAACGACGGCGAGCCGCAAGACGTGGCCCTGGCGCTGAACGAGCAGTACATGCCGCGCGGTGCCGGCGCTGAACTGCCGACCACCCTGACCGGTGCGGCCGTGGCCATCGCCGACAAGCTCGACACCCTGGTCGGCATCTTCGGCATCGGCATGCTGCCCACCGGCAGCAAAGACCCGTACGCCTTGCGTCGTGCGGCGTTGGGTGTGCTGCGGATCCTGATCGACAAACAACTGGATCTGGACCTGAACGACGCCGTGGCGTTCGCCGTCAATGCGTTCGGCAGCAAGGTCAAGGCAGCAGGCCTGGCCGATGCGGTGCTGGAATTCATCTTCGACCGCCTGCGTGCGCGTTATGAAGACGAAGGCGTCGATGTCGCGACCTATCTGTCGGTACGTGCCCTGAAGCCGGGTTCGGCCCTGGACTTCGACCAGCGCGTACAAGCGGTGCAGGCTTTCCGCCAACTGCCGCAAGCCGCAGCCCTGGCGGCGGTGAACAAGCGTGTGTCGAACCTGCTGAGCAAGGCCGAAGGCAATATCGCGGCCACCGTCGAAGCCAAGTACTTCGACAACGCCAATGAGTTCTCCCTGTATTCGGCGATCCAGCAGGCTGACCAGGCGGTCCAGCCGATGGCGGCAGCCCGTCAGTACAACGAAACCCTGGCGCGCCTGGCGGCACTGCGTGAACCAGTGGATGCGTTTTTCGAAGCGGTGATGGTCAATGCCGAAGATGCCAACGTACGGGCCAACCGTTACGCGCTGCTGGCGCGTCTGCGCGGTTTGTTCCTCGGCGTCGCCGATATTTCGCTGCTGGGGTAA
- the gmhB gene encoding D-glycero-beta-D-manno-heptose 1,7-bisphosphate 7-phosphatase, with protein sequence MKLLILDRDGVINHDSDAYIKSVEEWLPLPGSIEAIAQLSKAGWTVAVATNQSGIARGYYGIAVLEAMHERLRELVAEQGGEVGLIVYCPHGPDEGCDCRKPKPGMLKTIAAHYDVALAGVWFVGDSLGDLEAAKAVDCQPVLVKTGKGEKTLGKTLPVGTLIFDDLAAIAAELIHN encoded by the coding sequence TTGAAACTGCTGATTCTCGATCGGGACGGGGTGATCAATCACGACTCCGACGCTTACATCAAATCGGTCGAGGAGTGGTTGCCGCTCCCCGGTTCGATCGAAGCCATCGCGCAGTTGAGCAAGGCCGGCTGGACGGTGGCGGTCGCCACCAACCAGTCGGGCATTGCCCGTGGTTACTACGGCATCGCGGTGCTCGAGGCCATGCATGAGCGCTTACGCGAATTGGTGGCCGAGCAGGGCGGTGAAGTCGGGCTGATCGTCTATTGTCCACATGGGCCGGATGAAGGTTGCGATTGCCGCAAGCCCAAGCCGGGCATGTTGAAAACCATCGCCGCGCATTACGACGTGGCACTGGCGGGCGTATGGTTCGTTGGCGACAGCCTCGGTGACCTGGAGGCGGCCAAGGCCGTCGATTGTCAGCCAGTTTTAGTAAAGACCGGGAAAGGCGAAAAGACTTTGGGCAAGACCCTGCCGGTGGGCACCTTGATTTTTGACGACTTGGCGGCGATTGCCGCTGAACTTATCCACAACTAG
- the glyQ gene encoding glycine--tRNA ligase subunit alpha — MSQPTPAVRTFQDLILALQQYWAEQGCVVLQPYDMEVGAGTFHTATFLRAIGPETWNAAYVQPSRRPTDGRYGENPNRLQHYYQFQVVLKPNPENFQELYLGSLKHVGLDPLVHDIRFVEDNWESPTLGAWGLGWEVWLNGMEVTQFTYFQQAGGIECYPVTGEITYGLERLAMYLQGVDSVYDLVWADGPFGKVTYGDVFHQNEVEQSTYNFEHANVEKLFELFDFYESEAKRLIELDQPLPLPSYEMVLKASHTFNLLDARRAISVTARQQYILRVRTLARSVAQAYLLARAKLGFPMATPDLRDEVLAKLEAAQ, encoded by the coding sequence GTGAGCCAGCCTACGCCAGCCGTGCGTACCTTCCAAGACTTGATCCTCGCCCTCCAGCAATACTGGGCCGAGCAAGGTTGCGTGGTACTTCAGCCCTACGATATGGAAGTAGGCGCCGGCACTTTCCACACTGCCACGTTTCTGCGCGCCATCGGCCCGGAAACCTGGAACGCCGCTTATGTGCAGCCCAGCCGCCGCCCGACTGACGGCCGCTACGGCGAAAACCCGAACCGTCTGCAGCACTACTACCAGTTCCAGGTGGTGCTGAAACCGAACCCGGAAAATTTCCAGGAGCTGTACCTCGGCTCCCTCAAGCACGTGGGCCTGGACCCACTGGTGCACGACATTCGTTTCGTCGAAGACAACTGGGAATCGCCGACCCTGGGCGCCTGGGGCCTGGGCTGGGAAGTCTGGCTCAATGGCATGGAAGTGACTCAGTTCACTTACTTCCAGCAAGCGGGCGGCATCGAGTGCTACCCGGTGACCGGCGAGATCACCTACGGTCTGGAACGCCTGGCCATGTACCTGCAGGGCGTGGATTCGGTCTATGACCTGGTGTGGGCTGACGGCCCATTCGGCAAAGTGACTTATGGCGATGTGTTCCACCAGAACGAAGTGGAGCAATCGACCTACAACTTCGAACACGCCAACGTCGAGAAGCTGTTCGAACTGTTCGATTTCTATGAAAGCGAAGCCAAGCGCCTGATCGAACTGGATCAGCCGCTGCCACTGCCGAGCTATGAAATGGTGTTGAAGGCGTCCCATACCTTCAACCTGCTGGATGCACGCCGGGCGATTTCCGTGACCGCGCGCCAGCAATACATCCTGCGTGTGCGCACCCTGGCGCGTTCCGTTGCGCAAGCCTACCTGCTGGCCCGTGCCAAGCTGGGCTTCCCGATGGCGACCCCGGACCTGCGTGATGAAGTGTTGGCTAAGCTGGAGGCTGCACAATGA